A genomic stretch from Leptospira johnsonii includes:
- a CDS encoding histidine phosphatase family protein, translating into MKKEEYQLFLIRHGETEWNRERRLQGQTDTSLSEYGKEQASKLAIKLKDTGIELILSSDLKRAKETSEQISHKLGTEIIYHPGLREIQLGEAQGILESELSNTFGEESYFAWKSPERIHDQFRFPGGESKSEAESRIIETILYLLKMYGKKNIAVCSHGFVLSRFYERFSLKEFPHSKLKNCEVLELFLSL; encoded by the coding sequence ATGAAAAAAGAAGAATATCAACTTTTTCTAATTCGACATGGTGAGACAGAATGGAACAGAGAGAGAAGATTACAAGGACAGACAGACACTTCCCTTTCCGAATATGGGAAAGAACAGGCTTCCAAGTTGGCAATTAAACTGAAGGATACTGGAATAGAACTTATCTTAAGTAGCGACTTAAAAAGAGCAAAAGAAACGTCGGAGCAGATCTCTCACAAGTTAGGAACAGAGATTATTTATCATCCAGGATTAAGGGAAATCCAATTAGGAGAAGCACAGGGAATCTTAGAATCAGAGTTGTCTAACACATTCGGAGAAGAATCCTATTTCGCTTGGAAAAGCCCGGAACGGATCCACGATCAATTTCGATTTCCAGGAGGAGAAAGTAAATCAGAAGCGGAGTCAAGGATCATCGAGACTATATTATATTTATTGAAAATGTATGGCAAAAAAAATATTGCTGTTTGCAGCCACGGATTTGTTCTTTCTAGATTTTATGAGCGCTTTTCTTTGAAAGAATTTCCTCATTCTAAACTCAAAAACTGCGAGGTATTGGAATTATTTCTTTCGTTGTAG
- a CDS encoding adenosylcobinamide amidohydrolase, giving the protein MSFFTTDQIGVSETWLELQLSRPHSSLSWAVVGGGYLTTNKVYWLKVSNTDLSPEIIPEEYYRNRLVDKGEKEEVLGFMTSASLLDHSVVEKSLNGLHVRSIATVGLGNAVRVGDTPKLNKKIGTINLLVQTSEALTFSASIEAISIASEARTLAVLESEIHIQNKNNLATGTGTDCIGVISPTGPNGIDYAGKHTIFGHLIGATSYKAVAQGILKWKRARNLLFPEYSRSVHI; this is encoded by the coding sequence TTGAGCTTCTTTACGACAGATCAAATCGGAGTTTCCGAAACTTGGTTGGAACTCCAACTTTCGAGACCCCACTCTTCCTTAAGCTGGGCAGTAGTGGGAGGAGGATACTTAACCACAAATAAAGTATATTGGTTAAAAGTTTCGAATACAGATCTAAGTCCCGAAATTATTCCGGAAGAATATTATAGAAATCGATTGGTAGATAAAGGAGAAAAAGAAGAAGTTTTGGGCTTTATGACAAGTGCTTCTCTCTTGGATCATTCCGTAGTAGAAAAAAGTTTGAATGGTTTACATGTTAGGTCCATTGCAACAGTAGGTTTAGGAAATGCTGTTAGAGTCGGAGATACACCCAAACTAAATAAAAAAATAGGGACAATCAACTTACTCGTCCAAACTTCAGAAGCACTTACCTTCTCCGCAAGTATAGAAGCGATCTCCATAGCGTCCGAGGCAAGGACCCTAGCAGTTTTAGAATCCGAGATCCATATACAAAACAAAAACAATTTAGCGACCGGTACTGGAACAGATTGTATCGGCGTCATCTCTCCTACTGGACCCAATGGGATAGATTACGCAGGGAAACATACGATCTTCGGTCATCTAATTGGAGCAACCTCTTACAAAGCCGTCGCTCAAGGTATCCTCAAATGGAAAAGAGCAAGAAATCTCTTGTTTCCGGAATATTCAAGGTCTGTTCATATATGA
- a CDS encoding cobyric acid synthase codes for MKSENIISHGGNLLKMATIAGVNPSGILDFSSNLNPLGFPDWVRPLINSRISDLIHYPDPNYTGARISLEKYWNIPKDEIVFGNGASELIHILPKIKKFDLAVIAQPSYIDYQKSIELTGLQIQEIHLQKESNFELNYEELAEILKKNLGKQILVLLGHPNNPTGKLLDRKKILNISSEYKNSFFVIDESFIDFCPGDFSFRNYRSENLSVLWSLTKILALPGLRIGLLLADPKIASKVSEILPTWSLNSLSAAIIEKFGEDQGFLFKTKEKITEWKNGFKKELEDLGVFQIYNTNANFILLEFLDQKYNSSEFEYLLLKDFKIGIRNCKNFKGLENNYIRIAVKTPEENEKLIQSFHSVFKKDPKPSKIKRAKPALMLQGTASNVGKSILTTAFCRIFTQDGFKVAPFKSQNMALNSFVTYEGAEIGRAQALQAQACKIRADYRMNPILLKPSSEKDSQVILNGKPVEAMDFRDYMKFKLSAFDEVKKSYDSLSEEFDMVILEGAGGVSEVNLKDRDIVNMRMAEYAKSKVLLVGNIDHGGVFGSFVGAMETMSEWERRLVSGFLINRFRGIKSLLDPGIRYLEETTRKSVFGIVPFLNDLRLPEEDSLEFKSGSLSDTSPLGDRIDIVLIDTPRISNHTDLDSLRIEPDVRVRIAHRKEEIGNPDVLILPGSKNVITDLNYLKESGISETILNFHKEGKTEIIGICGGYQMLGESVHDPFQIESNLGSAEGLSLIGVKTVLEKEKLLKQTEGTHLLSGKKVSGYEIHHGNTKESHAKSVFQNISGESLGHQGISDRVWGTYLHGVFDEDEFRRWFLDKIRLKKGMRPLGKIQAKYELETNLDRLADEVRNSVNMSEIYRILGLK; via the coding sequence ATGAAATCGGAGAATATAATATCACACGGAGGAAATCTACTCAAGATGGCAACTATTGCCGGAGTAAATCCTTCTGGAATTTTGGATTTTTCTTCCAACCTAAATCCTTTAGGTTTCCCAGACTGGGTCCGTCCATTGATCAATTCAAGGATCAGTGATCTAATACATTATCCAGATCCGAACTACACAGGGGCCAGAATCTCTTTAGAAAAATATTGGAATATTCCAAAGGATGAAATTGTTTTTGGGAATGGCGCCTCCGAACTCATTCATATTCTTCCGAAGATCAAAAAATTCGATCTGGCAGTAATAGCCCAACCTTCTTATATAGATTATCAAAAAAGTATCGAATTAACCGGACTACAAATCCAGGAAATCCACCTTCAAAAAGAATCGAATTTTGAATTGAACTACGAGGAACTGGCAGAGATTCTCAAAAAGAATCTTGGAAAACAAATCTTAGTTCTATTAGGACATCCAAATAATCCCACTGGAAAACTATTAGATAGAAAAAAGATACTAAATATTTCTTCAGAATATAAAAATTCGTTTTTCGTAATAGATGAATCTTTTATAGACTTTTGCCCAGGCGACTTTTCATTTCGAAATTATAGATCAGAAAACCTGTCAGTTCTCTGGTCCTTGACAAAAATTTTAGCTCTTCCAGGACTTAGAATAGGACTTTTATTAGCGGATCCCAAGATCGCGTCCAAAGTTTCGGAAATTCTTCCCACCTGGTCCCTAAATAGTTTAAGTGCGGCGATTATAGAAAAATTCGGAGAAGACCAGGGGTTTTTATTTAAGACCAAAGAAAAAATTACAGAATGGAAAAATGGTTTTAAGAAAGAATTAGAAGATCTGGGAGTTTTTCAGATTTATAATACGAATGCGAATTTCATACTACTCGAATTTTTAGATCAAAAGTATAACAGTTCGGAATTCGAGTATCTTCTTCTTAAGGACTTTAAAATCGGGATTCGAAACTGCAAAAATTTTAAAGGATTAGAAAATAATTATATAAGAATTGCTGTTAAAACTCCGGAAGAAAACGAAAAACTCATACAATCCTTTCATTCCGTATTTAAAAAAGATCCAAAACCTTCTAAGATAAAACGAGCAAAGCCCGCGTTGATGCTCCAAGGCACTGCGTCCAATGTTGGAAAGAGTATATTAACCACTGCGTTCTGCCGAATCTTTACCCAAGACGGCTTCAAGGTAGCTCCGTTTAAATCCCAAAACATGGCATTGAACTCTTTCGTGACCTACGAAGGTGCGGAAATAGGAAGGGCACAAGCGCTGCAAGCACAGGCTTGCAAGATCAGAGCAGACTATAGAATGAACCCTATTCTTCTCAAACCTTCTAGCGAAAAAGATTCCCAAGTCATCTTAAATGGAAAGCCGGTAGAAGCGATGGATTTCCGGGACTATATGAAATTCAAATTGAGCGCTTTCGACGAGGTCAAAAAATCATACGACTCACTTTCGGAAGAATTCGATATGGTTATTTTAGAAGGAGCAGGTGGAGTTTCCGAAGTCAACTTAAAAGACAGAGATATAGTAAATATGAGAATGGCAGAATATGCCAAGTCAAAAGTATTACTAGTCGGCAATATAGATCACGGAGGAGTATTCGGATCTTTTGTTGGAGCCATGGAAACCATGTCGGAATGGGAAAGAAGACTAGTTTCCGGTTTTCTAATTAACCGTTTCAGAGGAATAAAGAGCCTACTTGATCCCGGGATCAGATATTTAGAAGAAACCACTCGCAAAAGTGTATTCGGTATTGTTCCCTTTCTCAACGACCTAAGGCTTCCTGAAGAAGATTCTTTGGAATTCAAATCAGGAAGTTTGAGCGATACTTCCCCCTTGGGAGACAGGATAGATATTGTTCTAATAGATACACCTAGGATTTCCAACCATACGGATCTGGATTCTCTTAGAATAGAACCGGATGTAAGAGTAAGGATCGCTCATAGAAAGGAAGAAATTGGAAATCCGGATGTTTTAATCTTACCCGGAAGCAAAAATGTGATCACGGACCTGAATTATCTGAAAGAATCAGGGATCTCGGAAACTATTTTAAATTTTCATAAAGAAGGAAAAACGGAAATTATAGGAATCTGCGGAGGTTACCAAATGTTGGGAGAATCCGTTCATGATCCTTTTCAGATAGAAAGTAATTTAGGTTCTGCGGAAGGCTTAAGTCTGATCGGTGTAAAAACAGTATTAGAAAAAGAGAAATTGCTAAAACAAACGGAAGGCACCCATCTACTATCCGGAAAAAAAGTATCCGGCTATGAAATACATCACGGAAATACTAAAGAGAGTCATGCAAAATCCGTATTCCAAAATATTTCCGGCGAAAGTTTAGGCCACCAAGGGATCTCGGATAGAGTTTGGGGAACCTATTTACACGGAGTATTCGACGAAGACGAGTTCAGGAGATGGTTCTTAGATAAGATCAGGCTCAAAAAAGGAATGAGACCCTTGGGTAAAATACAGGCTAAATACGAATTGGAAACCAATTTAGATCGTTTAGCGGATGAGGTCAGAAACTCGGTGAATATGTCAGAAATTTATAGGATCTTAGGATTGAAATGA
- the cbiB gene encoding adenosylcobinamide-phosphate synthase CbiB, whose product MNSIWILPASLLLDLGFGDPQGFPHPVRLIGKLARYMEKSTRKHFSSERFAGIITAFSIYSISFIFPWMIIKLSQHLHPFLGELASTFFIYTSIALKDLLDHSKDVYSALHENDLEKARIMVGKIVGRDTANLGEPEIVRAGLESVGESLVDGVTAPLFFAALGGPTLAMLYRSINTLDSLFGYKNSTYLKFGWASARMDDLANYIPARLTAPLLCVSSAILGFYPIRSFKIMIRDGRKHPSPNSGLCESALAGALKIQLGGRNYYSGIPSEKPKLGDPDRKLAPNLILDANKIIFLTSILSSVLFLGLGQVVHLMFGTFF is encoded by the coding sequence ATGAACTCAATCTGGATCCTTCCCGCTTCTTTACTGCTTGATCTGGGCTTTGGAGATCCGCAAGGTTTTCCGCATCCGGTTAGATTGATCGGAAAACTTGCAAGATATATGGAGAAGTCCACAAGGAAACACTTCTCTTCCGAAAGATTTGCAGGCATTATCACTGCATTTTCCATATATTCTATTTCCTTTATATTCCCTTGGATGATCATAAAATTGTCACAGCACCTTCATCCATTTTTGGGAGAATTAGCATCCACATTTTTCATTTACACAAGTATCGCGTTAAAAGATCTATTAGATCATAGTAAGGATGTGTATTCTGCACTTCACGAAAATGATCTGGAAAAAGCCAGAATCATGGTGGGAAAGATCGTAGGTAGAGATACTGCGAATTTAGGAGAGCCTGAGATAGTCAGAGCCGGTCTGGAAAGTGTGGGAGAAAGTTTAGTGGATGGGGTCACTGCCCCGCTCTTTTTTGCAGCCCTGGGAGGGCCAACACTTGCGATGCTCTATCGTTCTATTAATACTTTGGATTCACTCTTTGGTTATAAAAACAGCACCTATCTGAAATTCGGTTGGGCTTCCGCCAGAATGGATGATCTGGCAAATTATATTCCGGCGAGATTGACTGCTCCTTTACTTTGTGTTTCTTCCGCTATTTTAGGTTTCTATCCCATAAGATCTTTTAAAATAATGATCCGAGACGGCAGAAAGCATCCAAGTCCCAATTCAGGACTTTGTGAATCGGCTTTAGCAGGTGCCTTAAAAATCCAATTAGGGGGACGGAATTATTACTCGGGAATTCCAAGCGAGAAACCAAAATTAGGCGATCCAGATCGAAAATTGGCCCCAAATCTGATCTTAGATGCGAATAAAATTATATTCTTAACCTCCATTCTTTCCTCCGTTCTATTTTTAGGCCTGGGACAGGTCGTCCATTTGATGTTTGGGACCTTCTTCTAA
- a CDS encoding TonB-dependent receptor encodes MKQNILWIAALGISLSYFVCATFFPIYSQDQEAKPTNGNGRTEAEKLELRKKISEYKPDAIVIRDRRSNLIGIASSASEGVVGSDQIKTRPIMRQGEVAELIPGVIVTQHSGGGKANQFFLRGFNLDHGTDLASNVEGMPVNNVSHAHGQGYTDLNFLIPELVEQMQYKKGVYYADQGDFASAGAFNISYFKSLAKGIANVEGGTLGYARALIAKSHKLGPGDLLYAFEVSHNDGPWVISDNFRRVNGVTSYSVGDKQKGFSISLMGYRGSWHSTGQAPKRALRMGDSWLDPDSGLSRFESVDHNDGGWSNRASINLEAHRLEKGYEAKTQFYGIYYDLRLFANFTYYLDDHERGDQHEQADRRTIAGSKSSYKDISEFLGIRMENTIGLQIRRDYIQNGLFHTEKRARLETLREDGIIQLSSGIYYENKIQWSKKFRTVLGLRGDYYKFNVDDWGTKERAERNTSIYSPKGSIIIGPWFKTEFYISGGYGFHSNDARGVVQKTDPADPLVQTRGGEVGLRTEPIHGWQSTFSVWQLDMNSELLFTGDNGTTEASRPSTRKGFEWANYYSYNSWLMIDADFATSRSRFRDEDPSGNYIPGSIRHTLASGITLKNPDGFFGTLRVRYFGNRSLIEDNTVRSPATTTVNFQFGRNFGEDLSIVFEVFNLLNAHVSDIDYYYASRLKNEPVGPNDGGYNDIHTHPAQPRSIRFSMRTSF; translated from the coding sequence ATGAAGCAAAACATTCTTTGGATTGCCGCTCTAGGCATATCCTTATCGTACTTTGTTTGTGCGACCTTCTTTCCTATATATTCCCAAGATCAGGAAGCAAAACCGACTAACGGAAACGGAAGGACGGAAGCGGAAAAATTGGAGCTCAGAAAAAAGATCTCCGAATACAAACCGGATGCGATCGTGATCAGAGACAGAAGATCCAACTTGATAGGCATAGCTTCTTCCGCAAGTGAAGGTGTAGTGGGTTCCGATCAGATCAAAACAAGACCTATCATGAGGCAGGGGGAAGTTGCAGAGTTGATCCCAGGTGTGATCGTAACCCAACATAGCGGTGGAGGAAAAGCTAACCAATTCTTTCTAAGAGGTTTTAACTTGGATCACGGAACGGATCTCGCTTCCAATGTGGAGGGAATGCCTGTTAATAACGTTAGTCACGCTCATGGGCAAGGTTATACAGATCTAAACTTCCTTATCCCGGAACTTGTGGAACAAATGCAATACAAGAAGGGTGTCTACTACGCCGACCAAGGGGATTTTGCTTCCGCAGGCGCATTCAATATTTCTTATTTTAAAAGTCTGGCAAAAGGAATTGCTAATGTAGAAGGCGGGACATTGGGTTATGCACGAGCTCTGATCGCGAAATCCCATAAACTAGGCCCAGGAGATCTTTTATATGCATTCGAGGTATCTCATAACGACGGTCCTTGGGTGATTTCGGATAACTTTCGAAGAGTGAATGGGGTTACAAGTTATTCCGTAGGAGATAAACAGAAAGGGTTCAGTATCAGTCTTATGGGTTACAGAGGAAGTTGGCATTCAACAGGACAGGCACCTAAGAGAGCCCTTAGGATGGGTGATTCCTGGTTGGATCCCGATTCAGGTTTAAGTAGATTCGAAAGTGTGGATCATAACGATGGTGGATGGTCCAATAGGGCCAGTATTAATTTAGAAGCTCATCGTTTAGAAAAGGGATACGAGGCAAAAACACAATTTTACGGAATATATTACGATTTACGATTATTCGCCAACTTCACTTATTATTTGGACGATCACGAAAGAGGAGACCAACATGAACAAGCAGATCGTAGAACGATCGCAGGCAGTAAATCCAGTTATAAGGATATCAGCGAATTTTTGGGGATCCGTATGGAGAACACGATCGGACTTCAGATCAGAAGGGATTATATCCAGAATGGTCTTTTTCATACTGAGAAAAGGGCCAGATTGGAAACTCTAAGAGAAGATGGGATCATACAGCTCAGTTCCGGGATATATTATGAAAACAAGATACAATGGTCTAAAAAATTCAGGACGGTGCTTGGACTGAGAGGAGATTATTATAAATTCAACGTAGACGATTGGGGCACTAAGGAAAGAGCGGAAAGAAACACAAGCATCTACAGTCCCAAAGGAAGCATCATCATAGGACCTTGGTTTAAGACGGAATTTTATATAAGCGGTGGATACGGATTCCACAGCAACGATGCAAGAGGAGTGGTCCAAAAAACGGACCCTGCTGATCCATTAGTCCAAACAAGAGGTGGAGAAGTTGGACTCAGAACCGAACCAATCCACGGTTGGCAATCGACATTCTCCGTTTGGCAACTGGATATGAATTCCGAACTCTTGTTTACGGGAGACAACGGAACTACCGAAGCGAGTAGACCCAGCACTCGCAAAGGATTCGAATGGGCCAATTATTATTCTTATAATTCTTGGCTCATGATAGACGCGGACTTCGCCACTTCCAGATCCAGGTTCAGGGATGAGGATCCTTCCGGGAATTATATCCCTGGATCCATCCGTCATACATTAGCATCGGGGATTACTTTAAAAAATCCTGATGGCTTTTTCGGGACTCTTAGGGTGAGATATTTCGGAAATCGTTCTTTGATCGAAGACAATACAGTCCGCTCCCCTGCAACCACTACTGTGAATTTTCAGTTCGGAAGAAACTTCGGAGAAGATCTAAGTATCGTTTTCGAAGTATTCAATTTACTGAATGCTCATGTAAGTGATATAGATTATTATTATGCTTCCAGATTAAAGAATGAACCGGTCGGCCCGAATGATGGAGGATACAATGACATACATACCCATCCCGCTCAACCTAGATCGATACGATTTTCAATGAGAACTTCTTTTTAA
- a CDS encoding histidine phosphatase family protein: protein MKKSLCLFRHPSIPSEYGGRYLGRKEVSLSKEGIKEIQIIEGKIREKFLKGKVYISPSKQCRETFDALRFPKEIQPEFREELQELDFGEWEGRSFSELAEANLESLKKFADFSPSFQLPKGESLNDFQTRAEVFKDHILSTSDHSVFILSHGGILSLLLCSFLSLPYSFYTKFKIAPSTLIYLDIFKNGQAVLTDMIRTSSLRRSEWPG, encoded by the coding sequence ATGAAAAAATCTTTATGTTTATTCAGACACCCAAGTATTCCTTCGGAATATGGAGGTAGATATTTGGGGCGAAAAGAAGTTTCTCTTTCAAAGGAAGGGATCAAAGAAATACAAATAATTGAAGGAAAAATCCGAGAGAAATTTCTAAAAGGAAAAGTATATATAAGTCCTTCAAAACAATGTAGAGAAACCTTCGACGCATTAAGATTTCCTAAAGAAATACAACCGGAATTCAGAGAAGAACTACAGGAACTAGATTTCGGAGAATGGGAAGGCAGATCCTTCTCGGAACTTGCGGAAGCAAATTTAGAAAGTTTAAAAAAATTCGCGGACTTCTCCCCTTCTTTCCAACTTCCGAAAGGAGAAAGTTTAAATGACTTCCAAACAAGAGCCGAAGTATTCAAAGATCATATTCTATCAACTTCAGATCATTCCGTCTTCATTCTAAGCCATGGAGGAATTCTATCCCTTCTACTTTGTTCTTTTTTAAGTCTTCCATATTCATTTTATACAAAATTCAAAATAGCTCCTTCTACTCTTATTTACTTAGATATATTCAAAAATGGGCAAGCAGTTCTAACTGACATGATCAGGACATCTTCTTTAAGGAGATCAGAATGGCCGGGATAG
- a CDS encoding response regulator encodes MKDTRILIVEDEGLVAQDIRHRLVRMGYPEPSIASTGETAVKQAIALQPDLILIDIVLANGYLDGIDAAKRIRKFLDVPIVYITASSDSQTLTRAKLTEPNAYILKPFQTRELQIVIELILYKHQVEKELMEKARLVSAELRSMQEGVIAFDSKGQISFMNLSAEKLTGWLESDAIGKPLGDVLSMKNLPDMENFELENHFAEKIPLESVPSHGLLLSKNGLSTEVFTFTKSVPKSKEVDVDRILVIRDYVKK; translated from the coding sequence ATGAAGGATACTAGGATTTTGATTGTAGAGGACGAGGGACTTGTTGCCCAGGATATCCGACATCGACTAGTAAGGATGGGGTATCCGGAACCTAGCATTGCTAGCACAGGTGAGACTGCTGTAAAACAGGCAATAGCACTCCAGCCTGATCTGATACTGATCGATATAGTTCTGGCAAATGGATATTTGGATGGAATAGATGCTGCCAAAAGGATCAGAAAGTTTTTGGACGTTCCTATTGTTTATATTACTGCCTCTTCCGACTCCCAGACATTAACTAGAGCGAAATTGACCGAACCTAATGCGTATATTCTGAAACCTTTTCAAACCAGAGAATTGCAGATAGTGATCGAACTCATCCTTTACAAACACCAGGTAGAAAAGGAATTGATGGAAAAGGCGAGACTGGTTTCCGCCGAGCTTCGAAGTATGCAGGAAGGGGTGATCGCTTTCGATTCGAAGGGACAGATCTCCTTTATGAATTTATCCGCGGAGAAGCTGACTGGTTGGTTGGAGTCGGACGCTATCGGAAAACCTCTCGGTGACGTGCTGAGTATGAAAAATCTTCCGGATATGGAAAACTTCGAGTTGGAGAATCATTTTGCGGAAAAAATCCCTCTCGAGTCGGTTCCCTCTCACGGACTCTTACTTTCTAAGAACGGACTGAGCACAGAGGTGTTTACATTTACTAAGTCCGTTCCTAAAAGTAAGGAAGTCGATGTAGATCGTATTTTGGTAATAAGAGATTACGTAAAAAAATAG
- the cobU gene encoding bifunctional adenosylcobinamide kinase/adenosylcobinamide-phosphate guanylyltransferase yields MAGIVLITGGCRSGKSRFALEKANSIEGKKFFLATCPRVDSEMEERIQRHQRERINWDTIEEETELSSVFDSIPSDSVVLLDCLSLWINNLMYHANGKNLYLTEEQIKDTCTKLGQHILDSQTKSVFIVTNEVGMGLVPETKEGRQYRDLLGICNQTFSSLANEVYFLVSGIPIRIKPSLDISL; encoded by the coding sequence ATGGCCGGGATAGTTTTGATCACTGGCGGATGTAGAAGCGGAAAAAGTAGATTTGCATTAGAAAAAGCAAATTCTATAGAAGGAAAAAAATTCTTTCTTGCCACCTGTCCCCGTGTAGACTCAGAAATGGAAGAAAGGATACAAAGGCACCAACGAGAAAGAATCAACTGGGATACAATCGAAGAAGAAACGGAACTTTCTTCCGTATTCGATAGTATTCCTTCAGACTCTGTGGTTCTATTAGATTGCCTAAGCCTTTGGATCAATAATTTGATGTACCATGCAAACGGAAAAAACCTTTATTTGACCGAAGAGCAGATCAAAGACACTTGCACCAAACTTGGACAGCATATCTTGGATTCACAAACGAAGAGTGTATTTATAGTCACAAACGAAGTCGGGATGGGCCTTGTCCCGGAAACCAAGGAAGGTCGACAATACCGAGATCTATTAGGAATTTGTAATCAAACCTTTTCCTCTTTAGCAAATGAAGTGTATTTTTTAGTTAGCGGGATCCCTATCCGGATCAAACCTTCTTTGGATATTAGTTTATGA
- a CDS encoding response regulator translates to MISSEAKILIVEDESIVAKDILSKLSDLGYDFVTIASTGNEALKKVYLDKPDLLLMDIMLSRGNYDGIETVQEILDKMDLPVIYLTAYADESTLLRSKPTRPYGYLLKPFQTKELQIAIEIALNKHGLDKKRKRERRNMSAILHGVKDLIKNSSEEAGV, encoded by the coding sequence ATGATCTCCAGCGAAGCAAAAATACTGATCGTAGAAGACGAGAGTATCGTAGCCAAGGATATACTTAGCAAATTGTCTGATCTAGGTTATGATTTCGTAACTATCGCTTCTACAGGGAATGAAGCGTTAAAAAAAGTTTATTTAGATAAACCGGACCTTCTACTCATGGATATAATGTTATCCAGAGGAAATTACGACGGGATAGAGACAGTCCAGGAAATTTTGGATAAGATGGATCTGCCAGTGATCTATCTAACCGCTTACGCGGACGAGTCTACTCTTCTTCGTAGTAAGCCCACAAGGCCGTATGGATATCTATTAAAACCTTTTCAGACCAAGGAATTGCAGATAGCGATAGAGATCGCTTTGAACAAACATGGACTGGATAAAAAAAGAAAAAGAGAAAGAAGGAATATGTCTGCAATCTTGCATGGCGTGAAGGATCTTATCAAAAATTCTTCGGAAGAAGCGGGCGTTTGA